In a single window of the Streptomyces sp. HUAS ZL42 genome:
- a CDS encoding SCO2322 family protein: protein MTRRISVLLVLLLTLAGTGQAQAAGYRYWSFWERDGNHWTYADQGPSTTRPSDGDVQGFRFAVSEDSQDANRPRGTANFSTICARTPAQDGKKRVALVIDFGTTTDAPSGETPPAPRTACARVSSGATTAEALAAVAKPLRYDANALLCAIAGYPEQGCGEQVPAGKKPTAGAAKKDTTDGGPSAGLLAGAALVAALGGAALWQARRRRHV from the coding sequence GTGACACGCCGGATTTCCGTGCTGCTGGTCCTGCTGCTGACCTTGGCCGGCACCGGCCAGGCCCAAGCCGCCGGCTACCGCTACTGGTCCTTCTGGGAACGCGACGGCAACCACTGGACCTACGCCGACCAGGGCCCGTCCACCACCCGCCCCTCCGACGGCGACGTCCAGGGTTTCCGCTTCGCGGTCAGCGAGGACTCCCAGGACGCGAACCGGCCGCGCGGGACGGCGAACTTCTCGACCATCTGCGCGAGGACGCCCGCGCAGGACGGCAAGAAGCGGGTCGCCCTGGTCATCGACTTCGGTACGACGACGGACGCCCCGTCCGGCGAGACCCCGCCCGCGCCTCGAACAGCCTGCGCGCGCGTGTCCTCCGGCGCGACAACGGCAGAGGCGTTGGCCGCCGTCGCCAAGCCCCTGCGGTACGACGCCAACGCCCTGTTGTGTGCGATCGCGGGGTATCCGGAGCAGGGGTGCGGGGAGCAGGTGCCGGCGGGGAAGAAGCCGACGGCCGGTGCTGCGAAGAAGGACACGACGGACGGCGGACCGTCGGCGGGCCTGCTCGCGGGAGCTGCACTGGTGGCAGCTCTGGGCGGGGCCGCACTCTGGCAGGCACGGCGACGCAGGCATGTGTAG
- a CDS encoding AAA family ATPase: MRAVDDTLLSVLEDRLDALLAAHRADTLTPEAEAEMSAISRTLTRPMPSRPPFCVLMAGLPGSGKTTLSRALTARGFVRLCPDEEMYRRHGVYGVDFPRGTFPTLERPVLEDVSVELREQLKAGHDVVVDHGFWTPDDRTRWRAIATDAGATPVLVYLAASHDELWSRISKRNQAHAHDPNSIYFSESDLQRYRTRFIPPEPDEPHLRYDGDPAAVLLLLDAARH; encoded by the coding sequence GTGAGGGCCGTGGACGACACACTCTTGAGCGTGCTTGAAGACCGCTTGGACGCCCTGCTCGCCGCTCACCGTGCCGACACACTCACCCCCGAAGCCGAAGCGGAGATGTCTGCGATCTCCCGGACCCTGACGAGACCGATGCCCTCACGCCCGCCGTTCTGCGTCCTCATGGCTGGTCTCCCCGGTTCCGGCAAGACGACCCTTTCCCGCGCGCTCACCGCTCGTGGATTCGTGCGCCTGTGCCCTGACGAGGAGATGTATCGCCGCCACGGCGTGTACGGCGTGGACTTCCCGCGGGGCACCTTCCCTACCCTTGAGCGTCCGGTCCTTGAGGATGTGTCGGTTGAACTCCGCGAGCAACTCAAGGCAGGACACGACGTTGTGGTCGACCACGGCTTCTGGACCCCGGACGACCGCACCCGATGGCGAGCTATCGCCACCGACGCCGGCGCAACCCCGGTGCTCGTCTATCTCGCAGCAAGTCACGACGAACTCTGGTCAAGGATCAGCAAACGCAACCAAGCCCACGCGCACGACCCCAACTCAATCTACTTCTCCGAAAGCGACCTTCAGCGGTACCGAACTCGCTTCATACCGCCCGAGCCGGACGAACCACACCTCAGGTACGACGGCGACCCCGCTGCGGTGCTTCTGCTCCTGGATGCCGCGAGGCATTAA
- a CDS encoding DUF6284 family protein → MSHIVTVQTAVTAFADWIEPTDAELDAIEQESPLILAEVDLLDAQIITLDRAPSELDAQRIRRARRRLLAARRTLANQTGTATAGGVA, encoded by the coding sequence ATGAGCCACATCGTCACTGTTCAGACCGCTGTTACCGCGTTCGCCGACTGGATCGAACCGACGGATGCGGAGTTGGACGCGATCGAGCAGGAGTCTCCGCTGATCCTGGCAGAGGTCGACCTGCTCGACGCGCAGATCATCACCCTGGATCGCGCCCCGTCCGAGTTGGACGCCCAGCGCATCCGCCGCGCCCGCCGCCGCCTGCTCGCGGCCCGCCGCACCCTCGCCAACCAGACCGGCACGGCCACCGCCGGCGGTGTGGCGTGA
- a CDS encoding prenyltransferase/squalene oxidase repeat-containing protein gives MNVVRRSAAALAATAVIGAAAPAMAADPSQSPSPSPSAAIPSGLYGSSDPTYDGVWRQSLALLAQDTVGVKPAAEAVGWLAGQQCANGAFAAFRADTAKACDAKVMVDTNSTAAAVQALAALGGHDTGADKGVAWLKSVQNKDGGWGYTAGGASDANSTSVVIGALTAAGEKPGEVVKDGRSPYDALLRLALPCSGDGAGAFAYQPDKKGELAANADATAAGVLGALGKGLVAEAGSAKPVAACTDAGYPAPQQAAANGAAYLAKALEQNGYLKSALAGAEDQPDYGNTADAVVALAAQGGAAQAQQPLKWLERNSAAWAKQSGPAAYAQLILAAHAAGADPRDFGGADLVAQLNATGPAPQTATTATDKDATDSDAGSDSDSGFGVWWTVGVFLVAGVGIGFLLSGRGRKQQL, from the coding sequence ATGAACGTCGTCCGCCGCAGCGCCGCGGCCCTGGCCGCCACCGCCGTGATCGGCGCCGCCGCGCCCGCCATGGCCGCAGACCCGTCCCAGTCCCCGTCCCCGTCCCCGTCCGCGGCGATTCCGTCCGGCCTGTACGGCAGCAGCGACCCGACGTACGACGGTGTCTGGCGCCAGTCCCTCGCCCTGCTCGCGCAGGACACCGTGGGCGTGAAACCGGCCGCCGAGGCCGTCGGCTGGCTGGCCGGACAGCAGTGCGCGAACGGGGCGTTCGCCGCCTTCCGCGCCGACACCGCCAAGGCCTGCGACGCCAAGGTCATGGTCGACACCAACAGCACGGCGGCCGCCGTACAGGCACTCGCGGCCCTCGGTGGCCACGACACCGGGGCCGACAAGGGCGTGGCCTGGCTGAAGTCCGTCCAGAACAAGGACGGCGGCTGGGGCTACACAGCCGGCGGGGCCAGCGACGCGAACTCGACGTCCGTCGTCATCGGCGCGCTCACGGCCGCGGGCGAGAAGCCCGGCGAGGTCGTGAAGGACGGCCGGTCCCCGTACGACGCCCTGCTGCGGCTCGCCCTTCCCTGCTCCGGCGACGGTGCGGGCGCCTTCGCCTACCAGCCGGACAAGAAGGGCGAGTTGGCCGCCAACGCGGACGCGACGGCCGCGGGCGTCCTCGGTGCGCTGGGCAAGGGGCTGGTCGCGGAGGCCGGTTCCGCGAAGCCGGTCGCCGCCTGCACCGACGCGGGTTATCCGGCACCCCAGCAGGCCGCGGCCAACGGCGCCGCCTACCTGGCCAAGGCCCTCGAGCAGAACGGCTACCTGAAGTCCGCGCTCGCCGGCGCCGAGGACCAGCCCGACTACGGCAACACCGCCGACGCCGTGGTCGCGCTCGCCGCACAGGGCGGCGCCGCACAGGCCCAGCAGCCCCTGAAGTGGCTCGAGCGGAACTCCGCGGCCTGGGCGAAGCAGAGCGGCCCCGCCGCCTATGCCCAGCTGATCCTCGCCGCCCACGCCGCAGGGGCCGACCCCCGCGACTTCGGGGGCGCGGATCTGGTCGCGCAGCTGAACGCGACGGGGCCGGCCCCGCAGACGGCAACGACCGCGACGGACAAGGACGCCACGGACTCCGACGCAGGCTCCGACTCCGATTCCGGCTTCGGCGTCTGGTGGACCGTAGGCGTCTTCCTCGTCGCCGGCGTCGGCATCGGCTTCCTGCTGAGCGGCCGGGGCAGGAAGCAGCAGCTGTGA
- a CDS encoding phosphotransferase, whose product MAITGRLLGSGRTADVYEIDEAWVLRRNRESWGDAVAEGALMKYVRGHGFPVPRVRPSGSRTDLVMERLFGPTMLEACLAGSLTAAEAGATLARLLRDLHAIPVRRSATARILHLDLHPENVILTSDGPRVIDWGTAEEGDPALDWGMSAVIIAQVAVSTEPLAGPARAMLAALLADSSDLTEPGLTEAGRRRAANPTMSRAEVELLGEATDLIRSFMV is encoded by the coding sequence ATGGCGATCACGGGGAGACTGCTCGGCTCGGGCCGTACGGCCGATGTGTACGAGATCGACGAGGCGTGGGTGCTGCGCCGCAACCGGGAGAGCTGGGGGGACGCGGTCGCTGAGGGCGCGTTGATGAAGTACGTGCGCGGGCACGGCTTCCCCGTGCCCCGGGTGCGGCCGTCCGGTTCCCGCACCGACCTGGTGATGGAACGGCTGTTCGGGCCGACGATGCTGGAGGCCTGCCTGGCGGGCTCGCTGACGGCGGCGGAGGCCGGCGCCACCCTCGCCCGGCTGCTGCGCGACCTGCACGCGATCCCGGTCCGGCGCTCCGCCACCGCCCGCATCCTCCACCTCGACCTGCACCCGGAGAACGTGATCCTCACGTCCGACGGCCCCCGCGTGATCGACTGGGGCACCGCGGAGGAGGGCGACCCGGCGCTGGACTGGGGCATGTCGGCGGTCATCATCGCCCAGGTCGCCGTCTCCACCGAGCCGTTGGCCGGACCGGCCCGCGCGATGCTGGCCGCTCTGCTCGCCGACTCCTCCGATCTCACCGAGCCCGGCCTGACGGAGGCAGGGCGCCGACGGGCGGCCAATCCGACGATGAGCCGAGCGGAGGTCGAACTCCTCGGAGAAGCGACGGACTTGATCCGGTCGTTCATGGTCTAG
- a CDS encoding protein spdB, which yields MRAKTVLPAVAMTAVSMVLTLAVVVMWLGTAVPWPVALVVGLGIDGGWLATLAYERRLAAQGDHSRIVTAVGWCFGLIAAGVLVAHAVSADHAAGAWLAVAWLPIAAKALWLVHGLWERTALTPLALDAIRGIRQEARDEAAVARARLRAEAATEETRLTAVTAAGARVARVQAQTAKMLSQAWSTLETARQREGTGKALTSVTSPVTPGVPARWELPVWGPSEPTRTPVLDAAPALSDDVLDALVDEIRHSEDPALSYREMATRFRAAGHSASEVRLRAAWKRVVA from the coding sequence GTGAGGGCCAAGACTGTTCTGCCTGCCGTCGCTATGACGGCCGTGTCCATGGTCCTCACGCTGGCTGTGGTCGTGATGTGGCTGGGCACAGCCGTGCCGTGGCCCGTCGCCCTAGTCGTCGGTCTTGGTATCGACGGGGGATGGCTGGCCACTCTGGCCTACGAACGCCGGTTGGCCGCGCAGGGCGACCACAGCCGCATCGTGACCGCCGTGGGATGGTGCTTCGGCCTCATCGCCGCTGGCGTCCTGGTCGCCCACGCCGTGAGTGCTGACCACGCGGCCGGCGCGTGGCTGGCCGTGGCATGGCTGCCGATCGCGGCCAAGGCCCTGTGGCTGGTCCACGGACTGTGGGAGCGCACCGCGCTGACCCCGCTGGCACTGGACGCGATCCGGGGCATCCGGCAGGAGGCCCGCGACGAAGCAGCCGTGGCCCGCGCACGCCTGCGGGCGGAAGCGGCCACCGAGGAGACCCGACTGACGGCCGTCACGGCCGCCGGGGCACGCGTCGCACGCGTCCAGGCACAGACCGCCAAGATGCTCTCGCAGGCCTGGTCGACGCTGGAAACCGCGCGCCAGCGTGAGGGCACGGGCAAGGCGCTGACCAGCGTGACGAGCCCCGTCACACCCGGTGTCCCGGCCCGCTGGGAACTGCCCGTGTGGGGCCCGAGCGAGCCGACCAGGACGCCCGTGCTGGACGCCGCGCCTGCGCTGTCCGATGACGTGCTGGACGCGCTGGTCGACGAGATCCGTCACAGCGAAGACCCCGCCCTGTCCTACCGCGAGATGGCCACCCGCTTTCGTGCGGCCGGCCACTCCGCCTCCGAGGTCCGTCTTCGGGCCGCGTGGAAGCGCGTGGTCGCCTGA
- a CDS encoding RRQRL motif-containing zinc-binding protein — protein MPAAYAKCYDPSGARYGVPTYPWKLAPDGMATRRQLRAQGLRPGGQPIQAQVMRINRRTGGPRVAYLYREDLALPVRPMTSRKWGALALAMLARRTCPKCRITYSYCMPRSLGICVLCAFPDNCASPTGS, from the coding sequence ATGCCCGCCGCGTACGCCAAGTGCTACGACCCGTCCGGCGCCCGCTACGGCGTGCCCACCTACCCCTGGAAGCTGGCCCCCGACGGGATGGCCACCCGCCGGCAGTTACGGGCCCAGGGCCTGCGTCCGGGCGGTCAGCCGATACAGGCGCAGGTCATGCGGATCAACCGCCGTACCGGCGGGCCGCGCGTTGCCTACCTCTACCGCGAAGACCTCGCGCTTCCGGTACGGCCGATGACCTCACGCAAGTGGGGCGCCCTCGCGCTGGCGATGCTGGCTCGCCGCACCTGCCCGAAGTGCCGCATCACCTACAGCTACTGCATGCCCCGCTCGCTCGGCATCTGCGTGCTGTGCGCCTTCCCGGACAACTGCGCATCCCCGACAGGGAGCTGA
- a CDS encoding nuclear transport factor 2 family protein: MDPLEHLLAEHACTRLIHDFVHRLDLGEPSSVADLFTEDGTWEWPEGDRLVKGREALRAYFGSRPADRLSRRLMSNVLVTVTSPDTATATHTATATATATATATATATATSYFTTYRVDGHTGDLTPAGPPVQVGHYEDTFRRSPDGTWLLAARTLFLAFGGPTPRAQAMND; encoded by the coding sequence ATGGACCCCTTGGAACACCTCCTCGCCGAACACGCCTGCACCCGCCTGATCCACGACTTCGTCCACCGCCTCGACCTCGGCGAACCCTCCTCCGTGGCCGACCTGTTCACCGAGGACGGCACCTGGGAATGGCCCGAGGGCGACCGCCTGGTCAAGGGCCGGGAGGCGCTGCGGGCCTACTTCGGCTCCCGCCCCGCCGACCGCCTCTCCCGCCGACTGATGTCCAACGTCCTGGTCACGGTGACATCCCCGGACACGGCGACAGCGACACACACAGCGACAGCGACAGCGACAGCGACAGCGACAGCGACAGCGACAGCGACAGCGACGTCCTACTTCACGACTTACCGCGTCGACGGGCACACCGGTGATCTGACGCCCGCGGGCCCGCCCGTCCAGGTCGGCCACTACGAGGACACCTTCCGCCGCTCCCCGGACGGCACCTGGTTGCTGGCCGCCCGGACACTGTTCCTGGCCTTCGGGGGCCCGACGCCCCGCGCCCAGGCCATGAACGACTAG
- a CDS encoding GntR family transcriptional regulator, which produces MAGQADNRAPYAKIAAHYTELITSGQLPPGSLLPSIKNLAEEWSVSTATAEKALRKLRNEGLVRGIHGIGTEVLDQPAPMSSGSQRQDRGRRTGSSWGSGERSDSHQAAVVTAPPEVAQALGIEPRSDVIRRRRVYRDRHGIVAHSTSWIPPRYGKLIPQLAQSERLTGGTSLQLIAEATGLPITHRIDTASARLLTEEDAQLLELDPENPPTEPVVVMTAKFIDSEGNIVEYGVDLGGPGRTWRTESEVSQ; this is translated from the coding sequence ATGGCTGGTCAGGCTGACAATCGAGCGCCATACGCGAAGATTGCCGCCCACTACACGGAGCTGATCACGTCTGGCCAGCTGCCGCCGGGATCGCTGCTGCCGAGCATCAAGAACCTCGCGGAGGAGTGGAGCGTCAGCACCGCGACAGCGGAGAAGGCGTTGCGCAAGCTGCGCAACGAGGGCCTAGTGAGGGGGATCCACGGGATCGGGACGGAAGTCCTGGATCAACCCGCTCCGATGTCTTCGGGATCTCAGCGTCAGGACCGAGGTCGCCGTACCGGATCAAGCTGGGGATCAGGCGAGCGGTCCGACTCACACCAGGCCGCTGTAGTTACCGCGCCCCCAGAGGTGGCCCAAGCACTGGGCATCGAACCTCGCTCCGACGTGATCCGCCGGCGCCGCGTATACAGGGACCGGCACGGCATTGTGGCGCACAGTACGTCTTGGATCCCGCCTCGGTACGGAAAGCTGATCCCCCAGTTGGCACAGAGCGAGCGGTTGACCGGGGGTACCTCGCTTCAGCTCATTGCCGAGGCGACTGGCCTCCCGATCACCCATCGGATCGACACTGCTTCAGCGCGCCTGCTGACGGAGGAGGACGCACAGCTTCTGGAGCTGGATCCTGAGAACCCGCCGACGGAACCCGTGGTCGTGATGACAGCGAAGTTCATCGATAGCGAGGGCAACATCGTGGAGTACGGTGTCGACCTTGGGGGCCCTGGTCGCACGTGGCGGACGGAATCGGAGGTCTCTCAGTGA
- a CDS encoding CbiQ family ECF transporter T component translates to MCSSPGTARWGWGRSPALAGCRCAHPCRPSGTTARSYASLHPGAWWLWSLGLGTAATRTTNPLLLTLLIATSAYVVAARRPHTPTARSYTAFAKLALAVLLLRLVFAAALGSPIPGTHVIVTLPELPLPHWAQGIHLGGKVTAEALLFALYDGLKLATLLICIGAANALASPTRLLKSLPGALYETGVAVVVALTFAPNLIADVHRLRAARRLRGRPDSGVRGLLQVGLPVLEGALERSVALAAAMDARGYGRTADVPAPVRRTTAVLTLGGLLGVCAGTYGMLTAEGGTYGLPLLLAGTAAALAGLRLGGRRSLRTRYRPDTWNARACLVAASGIAVAALLTLAASADPPALHPGVVPLVAPTLPLWPAAAILLGLLPAFLAPKEPS, encoded by the coding sequence ATGTGTAGCTCGCCCGGCACTGCACGGTGGGGGTGGGGTCGCTCACCCGCGCTGGCGGGGTGCCGCTGCGCCCACCCGTGCCGCCCCAGCGGCACGACTGCCCGCAGCTACGCCTCTCTTCACCCCGGCGCCTGGTGGCTCTGGTCCCTCGGCCTCGGCACCGCCGCCACCCGGACCACCAACCCCCTGCTCCTCACGCTCCTCATCGCCACCTCCGCCTACGTCGTCGCGGCCCGCCGCCCGCACACCCCCACGGCCCGCTCCTACACCGCCTTCGCCAAACTCGCCCTCGCCGTCCTCCTCCTGCGCCTCGTCTTCGCGGCAGCGCTCGGCTCCCCCATCCCGGGCACACACGTGATCGTCACCCTCCCCGAACTCCCCCTCCCCCACTGGGCACAAGGCATCCACCTGGGCGGCAAGGTCACCGCCGAAGCCCTTCTCTTCGCCCTCTACGACGGCCTGAAGCTCGCCACGCTCCTCATCTGCATAGGCGCGGCGAACGCCCTCGCCAGTCCGACCCGCCTGCTCAAGTCCCTCCCCGGCGCCCTCTACGAGACCGGCGTCGCCGTGGTCGTGGCCCTCACCTTCGCCCCGAACCTCATCGCCGACGTCCACCGTCTCCGCGCCGCCCGCCGCCTGCGCGGCCGCCCGGACAGCGGAGTCCGGGGCCTGCTGCAGGTGGGCCTCCCCGTCCTCGAGGGCGCCCTCGAACGTTCCGTCGCCCTGGCCGCCGCGATGGACGCCCGCGGTTACGGCCGTACCGCCGACGTCCCCGCCCCCGTCCGCCGTACGACCGCCGTCCTCACCCTCGGCGGACTGCTCGGCGTCTGCGCGGGAACGTACGGCATGCTCACCGCCGAAGGCGGCACGTACGGCCTGCCGCTCCTCCTCGCCGGAACGGCGGCGGCCCTTGCCGGACTCCGCCTCGGCGGCCGCCGGTCCCTCCGCACGCGCTACCGCCCCGACACCTGGAACGCCCGCGCCTGCCTGGTCGCCGCGTCCGGCATCGCGGTGGCCGCCCTGCTCACCCTCGCCGCGTCCGCCGACCCGCCGGCCCTGCACCCCGGGGTGGTCCCCCTCGTGGCCCCCACGCTCCCCCTGTGGCCCGCGGCGGCGATCCTCCTCGGCCTGCTCCCGGCCTTCCTCGCCCCGAAGGAGCCGTCGTGA
- a CDS encoding MBL fold metallo-hydrolase, which translates to MTQVYDHGGGVRSIRVPIPDNPLGYTLVYVVDTDRGPVLVDTGWDDPASWDTLAAGLTACGASVGDVHGVVITHHHPDHHGLSGRVREVSGAWVAMHAADASIVRRTRETRPERWFSYMADKLTTAGAPEEHIAPLRTARRRTLPGFSPALPDREIVPGELLDLPGRRLRAIWTPGHTPGHVCLHLEEQHPSQLPGHGRLFSGDHLLPEITPHIGLYEDPDDATVTDPLGDYLDSLERVGRLAAAEILPAHQHAFTDAAARVGELLDHHEERLSGLRALLSEPLTPWQLAERMEWNRPWDQIPYGSRNIAVSEAEAHLRRLVKLGRAEAVPGSDPVTYVAV; encoded by the coding sequence ATGACGCAGGTCTACGACCACGGCGGCGGCGTACGTTCCATCCGGGTCCCCATTCCGGACAACCCCCTCGGGTACACCCTCGTGTACGTCGTCGACACCGACCGCGGACCGGTCCTGGTCGACACCGGATGGGACGACCCGGCGTCCTGGGACACCCTCGCGGCAGGGCTGACGGCCTGTGGGGCCTCGGTGGGCGATGTTCACGGGGTCGTCATCACCCACCACCACCCCGATCACCACGGACTGTCGGGCCGGGTGCGGGAGGTGTCCGGGGCGTGGGTCGCGATGCATGCGGCGGACGCCTCGATCGTGCGCAGGACCCGGGAGACCCGCCCGGAGCGCTGGTTCTCGTACATGGCGGACAAGCTCACGACCGCGGGCGCCCCCGAGGAGCACATCGCGCCCCTGCGCACGGCCCGTCGCCGCACCCTGCCCGGCTTCTCCCCCGCCCTGCCCGACCGCGAGATCGTCCCCGGCGAACTCCTCGACCTGCCCGGCCGCCGCCTGCGCGCGATCTGGACGCCGGGCCACACCCCCGGCCATGTCTGCCTTCACCTTGAGGAGCAGCACCCCTCCCAACTACCGGGACATGGCCGCCTCTTCTCCGGCGATCACCTGCTTCCCGAGATCACCCCGCACATAGGCCTCTACGAAGACCCGGACGACGCCACGGTCACCGACCCCCTCGGCGACTACCTCGACTCCCTGGAGCGCGTCGGCCGTCTCGCCGCCGCCGAGATCCTCCCGGCCCACCAGCACGCGTTCACCGACGCGGCGGCCCGGGTAGGGGAGTTGCTCGATCACCACGAGGAACGCCTCTCCGGACTACGGGCGTTGCTGTCCGAACCCCTTACGCCCTGGCAGCTGGCGGAACGCATGGAGTGGAACCGGCCCTGGGACCAGATCCCGTACGGCTCGAGGAACATCGCCGTCTCCGAGGCGGAGGCCCATCTGCGCCGGCTGGTGAAGCTGGGGCGGGCGGAGGCGGTGCCGGGAAGCGATCCGGTGACGTACGTGGCGGTGTGA
- a CDS encoding LPO_1073/Vpar_1526 family protein — translation MKQIQRAGDNSTNFQAEVIHAGISYRDARDIATDVYKENIPKFAEIAREVALERAEIFNEKLLDGIAPETLEALKDPDVQRSLFFAQQEYACSGEEDLRDVLIELLRKRMTSPVRDIRQLSITESLKTAPKLSAAHLSALSALLILIRTRLGVANVEDLRKKLREILAPVVTDLHLSNADVAYMEYAGCLSIQITEHSIGSVLLETYKGCFTRGFTVEQIPEDARSGIRSLLMPCLRDPAKLQIASLNQDMVAELIKERGLEEYAQQITALLDVGIMNVSEIAEEFAGLHPALENLVNIFHSTSLKSCQLTTVGTTLAHTNLRRMVGEAFEPRLDVWVH, via the coding sequence GTGAAGCAAATTCAGCGCGCGGGCGACAATTCTACCAATTTCCAGGCGGAAGTGATTCACGCGGGAATCAGCTATCGTGATGCGCGCGATATTGCCACGGATGTTTATAAGGAGAATATTCCCAAATTTGCCGAGATTGCGCGCGAAGTAGCCCTCGAGCGTGCGGAAATCTTCAATGAGAAACTTCTCGACGGAATCGCGCCGGAGACTCTGGAGGCATTGAAGGATCCTGACGTCCAGCGGTCCCTCTTCTTTGCTCAGCAGGAGTATGCATGCTCAGGAGAGGAAGACTTGAGGGATGTGCTTATCGAGCTATTGCGAAAAAGGATGACGAGTCCCGTGAGGGACATTAGGCAGCTGTCCATAACGGAAAGCCTTAAGACTGCCCCCAAGTTGTCCGCAGCGCACCTTTCCGCTCTCAGTGCGCTCCTGATTCTCATTCGAACAAGACTCGGGGTGGCGAACGTCGAGGACTTGCGCAAGAAGCTGCGCGAGATATTGGCTCCCGTTGTAACAGACTTGCATTTGAGTAACGCTGACGTCGCTTACATGGAGTACGCCGGTTGCCTGTCTATTCAGATTACGGAGCACTCGATCGGTAGCGTCTTGTTGGAAACCTACAAAGGTTGTTTCACGAGAGGCTTTACGGTAGAGCAGATCCCGGAGGATGCGCGTTCAGGCATCCGGTCTCTGCTAATGCCATGCCTGCGTGACCCTGCCAAACTGCAAATAGCAAGCCTCAATCAGGATATGGTGGCTGAGCTCATCAAGGAGCGTGGACTTGAGGAGTACGCGCAGCAGATTACAGCATTGCTGGATGTCGGCATCATGAACGTCTCCGAAATTGCGGAGGAATTTGCTGGCCTACATCCCGCTCTGGAAAATCTGGTAAATATCTTCCATTCGACCAGTTTGAAGAGCTGCCAGTTGACGACCGTCGGGACCACGCTTGCGCACACCAACTTGCGACGCATGGTCGGAGAAGCCTTTGAGCCGAGACTAGACGTCTGGGTCCACTGA